In Mus musculus strain C57BL/6J chromosome 15, GRCm38.p6 C57BL/6J, the genomic stretch ACAGTATGTATAATAATTATATCTACCTGGCAAGCTGGATCAGCCTATAGGCAACATACTTTCGGGACAGATACCCCAGCCGAACTGTATCTATATGAAGTAATTCGATTATGAGATTCTTGGCAATTGTGAGATACTGTGCAGGGAGTGCAGAAGTTTGTGCCGCCTGATTTAATGTGACCAGGTTCTTCCTCTGAGCCTCCACATCGACGACATAGCCGTCTTCAGGGTGCTGATCAGTGGGGGACACTATCATCTTGGCTTCTCTGGTACTAGAAACAGGGGTTGGTGTCCAGGGCTTGTCTATCGGCGGGAGCCATGGTTTCTGGCCCTTTTCAGAAGTTGAGATCTGTGGTGTTTGGGGGAGTTGAGTGGTAAGAGATGGTAGTGGTGTTCCAGGCTTCTCTCTAGAAAGGGCTTTCTCATCAATGAGAGGGGACTGTGACCGAGCTATCCCGGAGCTGGTGCCATAAGGCTGAAATATTCCAAATGGTTGCACACCCAAGGCATCTTGGAGTGCTTGAGTTTGTTCTGAAGTGTCAGGAGTCTTAGGTATTTGGGTCTTCTCAATAGGGAATGGAGCCTGAGAGGTCTCAAAACCCAGAGTGACATTTGGGAGACCTCTTGCTGATTTAGGTTTTAGAGGTTTGGCTTTTGAACTTCTCTGAGGTCTTCCAGGGGTTGGTAGGGCCTCTGCTGTGAAAGGATGCAGTGGGATGGAAGAGATTGCTGGCATGAAGCCTTGCTCGGGAATGAGCCTTGATGGGCCTTGCCATTCAGGAGGCTGGAGGGGGGTGGTTCTGGACATTGGGAGCTCCTCATGGGCAGCAGAGCCTCCAGAAACAAGTCCTGGCACCTCTCCAGAGGTGGGTGGGACTCTAGGTTTGAAGAAATGCCTAGGACCAAGGGGTGGCCCTGGAGTGGGAGGAGCCCCAGGTGCTAGGAGCTGTCTGAGGGAAGGAGGGGTTTCTGGTGCTAGGGGCTGTGCAAGAACGTCTTGGCCCCTGTCTGTGAGAGTCTGTCTGTAGGTAGGAGACATCCATGGcttctcagagtccagaagaCTACCTATTCCTAGGCTTGTCGTAGGGGTAAATGGGGCTTGAGTAGGAGAAGGCCTCAATGCCTGCAGTGgaatagaagcagggtaagaatCCTTCCATCTTTGAGATAGTCTGTCGGTGGAAGTAGCCAACGTGGCAGGCTTCTCCAAGGTAAAAGGGCTGGGAAATGCCTGAGCTGGCTGGCGAGCAGTAATCCCCAGGGCTTGCAGTTGCTTAGTGGTAGTGATGTTTGGTGCCTCTTGAGCCATTCCTGGTGTGACTGAAATCTCCCATCTCCAAGCCAGATTCTCAGTGAGAGCGTCTTCTAGTGCTGCCACCTGCTCAGAGGTGAGGGTGACAGCTGCTGCCTGAGTTTGTTCGTAGGTAAAAGTGacacccaagtgctgggctttCTGGAGAGTGATGGTGAACAGCAGTGTTTGTGTGAGCTCTGGAGCAAGCTGCTTCTGCAAAGGCTGGGCCTGACTGGGTGTGAGGGGTGGCAGCTTTGCCTTGGCAGGCTCAACTGCCTGGGGCTGCTTGGGAGTGAGGGGAGAGATTCCcaattctttctcctttctctttgaagGTGGAGTTACAATTGCCTGGGGCTGCTTGGGAGTGAGGGGAGAGATTCCCATTTCTGTCTCCTTTGTCTTTGAAAGTAGAGCTCCAAATGCCTGGAATGGTTGGGTAGTTAGTGGGATTTCAATTGTCTGGGTATATTTAGAGGCGACAGCTGGTTTGGGGATTTGGATAGACTCAGAGATAAGGATTTGACTTCTCTGGGCTTCAAGTTGCTTCTTAGAAAGATGGCTCCTTAGTGCTTTTGTTTGTCTATAGGTTAATGGAACATCCAATTCCTGGAATTTCTTAGGAGAAAAAATACCTTGTGCCTGGGCCTGCTCAGGTGTGAGAGCAATCCCCAGGGCATGGGCCTGCTCAGGTGTGAGAGCAATCCCCAGAGCCTGGGCCTGCTCAGGAGTGACTGTGATTCTGTGGGCCTGGGCCTGTTCAGGAGTAAGAATGACTCCCAGAGCCTGGGCCTGCTCAGGGGTCAGACTGGTCCTCCGTGCCTTGGCCTGCTTAGGGGTGACAGTGATCCCCAGGGCCTGGGCCTGCTCAGGGGTGAGGCAAATCTTCATTACCTTGGCTTGACTAGCAGTGAGAGTGATTCCCAGGTACTGGGCCTGCTTAGGGGTGAGATAAATCCCCAATGACAGGGTCTCCTTAGTGGGGAAACTGGTCCTCAAGGCCTGAACCTGCTCAGAGGTCAGACTTAAACGTCTTTCCTGGTAAGGctcaggggtaggggtgggaatgATTCCCACAGCTTCAGCCTGCTTAAGGGTAGAAGCTATTCCCAGATCCTGGGCCTGCTCAGGGGTGAGAGTGAGCCCCAGGTCCTGAGCTTGCTGAGGGGTCAGATTAATCCTCTGTGCCTTGGCCTGCTCAACTGTGAGAGCGATTCCCAGGGAGTGGGCCTCCTCAGGGGTCAGACTGATCCCCTTTGCCTGCTCAGGGCTGACAGTGATTCCCAGAGCCTGGGCCTGCTGAGGAGTGAGATATATCTTTTGTACCTGGGCCTGCTGAGGGGTGAGAGTGAGCCCCATTGCTTGGGCCTGCAGGGGACTAAAACTGATCTCTTGTTGTTTGGGAATGAGAGAAATCCCCAGATCCTGGGCCTGCTCAGGGGTGAGAGTGATCCCCAGGTCCTGAGCTTGTTGAGGGGTCAAATTAATCCTCTGTGCCTTGGCCTGCTCAACTGTGAGAATTATCCCTAGGGAGTGGGCCTCCTCAGGGGTCAGACTGATCCCCTTTGCCTGCTCAGGGCTGACAGTGATTCCCAGAGCCTGGGCCTGCTGAGGAGTGAGATATATCTTTTGTACCTGGGCCTGCTGAGGGGTGAGAGTGAGCCCCATTGCTTGGGCCTGCAGGGGACTAAAACTGATCTCTTGTTGTTTGGGAATGAGAGAAATCCCCAGATCCTGGGCCTGCTCAGGGGTGAGAGTGAGCCCCAGGTCCTGAGCTTGTTGAGGGGTCAAATTAATCCTCTGTGCCTTGGCCTGCTCAACTGTGAGAATTATCCCTAGGGAGTGGGCCTCCTCAGGGGTCAGACTGATCCCCTTTGCCTGCTCAGGGCTGACAGTGATTCCCAGAGCCTGGGCCTGCTGAGGAGTGAGATATATCTTTTGTACCTGGGCCTGCTGAGGGGTGAGAGTGAGCCCCATTGCTTGGGCCTGCAGGGGACTAAAACTGATCTCTTGTTTGGGAATGAGAGAAATCCCCAGATCCTGGGCCTGCTCAGGGGTGAGAGTGAGCCCCAGGTCCTGAGCTTGTTGAGGGGTCAAATTAATCCTCTTTGCCTTGGCCTGCTCAACTGTGAGAATTATCCCTAGGGAGTGGGCCTCCTCAGGGGTCAGACTGATCCCCTTGGCCTTGGCCTGCTCAGGGCTGACAGTGATTCCCAGAGCCTGGGCCTGCTGAGGAGTGAGATATATCTTTTGTACCTGGGCCTGCTGAGGGGTGAGAGTGAGCCCCAGAGCTTGGGCCTGCtctggactaagactgatctccTGTTGTTTAGGAATGAGAGAAATCCCCAGAGCCTGGGCCTGTTCAGGGCTGAGAGTGGTCGGCTGAGGGGTCGGAGTGATGCCCAGGGCCTGGGCCTGCTCAGGGGTTAGTGTGATCGGCTGAGGGGTCGGAGTGATACCCAGGGCCTGGGCCTGTTCAGGGCTGAGAGTGGTCGGCTGAGGGGTCGGAGTGATGCCCAGGGCCTGGGCCTGCTCAGGGGTTAGTGTGATCGGCTGAGGGGTCGGAGTGATGCCCAGGGCCTGGACCAGCTCAGGGGTTAGTGTGATCGGCTGAGGGGTAGGAGTGATGCCCAGGGCCTGGGCCTGCTCAGGGGTTAGTGTGATCGGCTGTGGGGTAGGAGTGATACCCAGGGCCTGGGTCTGCTCAGGGGTTAGTGTGATCGGCTGAGGGGTCGGAGTGATGCCCAGGGCCTGGGCCTGCTCAGGGGTTAGTGTGATCGGCTGTGGGGTAGGAGTGATACCCAGGGCCTGGGCCTGCTCAGGGGTTAGTGTGATCGGCTGAGGGGTCGGAGTGATGCCCAGGGCCTGGACCTGCTCAGGGGTTAGTGTGATCGGCTGAGGGGTCGGAGTGATGCCCAGGGCCTGGGCCTGCTCAGGGGTTAGTGTGATCGGCTGAGGGGTCGGAGTGATGCCCAGGGCCTGGGTCTGCTCAGGGGTTAGTGTGATCGGCTGAGGGGTCGGAGTGATGCCCAGGGCCTGGGCCTGCTCAGGGGTTAGTGTGATCGGCTGAGGGGTCGGAGTGATGCCCAGGGCCTGGGCCTGCTCAGGGGTTAGTGTGATCGGCTGAGGGGTCGGAGTGATGCCCAGGGCCTGGGCCTGCTCAGGGGTTAGTGTGATCGGCTGTGGGGTAGGAGTGATACCCAGGGCCTGGGTCTGCTCAGGGGTTAGTGTGATCGGCTGAGGGGTCGGAGTGATGCCCAGGGCCTGGGCCTGCTCAGGGGTTAGTGTGATCGGCTGTGGGGTAGGAGTGATACCCAGGGCCTGGGTCTGCTCAGGGGTTAGTGTGATCGGCTGAGGGGTCGGAGTGATGCCCAGGGCCTGGGCCTGCTCAGGGGTTAGTGTGATCGGCTGTGGGGTAGGAGTGATACCCAGGGCCTGGGTCTGCTCAGGGGTTAGTGTGGTCGGCTGTGGGGTCGGAGTGATGCCCAGGGCCTGGGCCTGCTCAGGGCTGAGAGTGATTGACTCACGGTTCGGAGTGATGCCCAGGGCCTGGACCTGCTCAGGGGTTAGTGTGATCGGCTGTGGGGTAGGAGTGATACCCAGGGCCTGGGCCTGCTCAGGGGTGAGAGTGGTCGGCTGAGGGGTCGGAGTGATACCCAGGGCCTCAGCCTGTTGAGGGCTCAGACTGACCTGCTCAGCGGTGAGAGTGTTCGCCAAGGCCTTGGCCTGCTCAGGGGTTAGTGTGATCAGCTGAGGGGTTGGGGTGATACCCAGAGCCTGGGTCTGCTCAGGGGTGAAAGTGATCGGCTGAGGGGTCGGGGTGATACCCAGGGCCTGGGTCTGATCAGGGCTCAGATTGATTCTCTGAGTCTTGACCTGCTCAGTGGTGAGAATGAGTGCCAGGGCCTGGGCCTGCTCAGGGGTGAGAGTGATTGGCTGATGGGTTGGAGTGATACCCAGGGCCTGGACCTGCTCAGAGGTGAGAGTGATTGGCTGATGGGTTGGAGTGATACCCAGGGCCTGGGTCTGCTCACGGGTGAAAGTGATTGGCTTAGGAGGGATCAGAGGGAGACCCAGGGCCTTGGCTTGCTCGGGCGTGAGATTAGTTCTTTGTGCTTCAGCCTGCTGAGTGGTGAGAGTGGTTCCGTGGACCTGGTACTGTTGAGGGATCAGATTGACCCTCTGTGCCTTGACTTGCTCAGGAGTGAGAGTGATCCCCAGGGCCTTAGCCTGCTGAAGGTTGAGAGTGATTCCCAGGACCTGGGCCTGTAGGGGAGTCAGACTGATTCTGTCCTCTTTGTACTGCTCAGGAGTGAGAGTGACCCCTAGGGCCCGAGCCTGCTCATGGGTTAGACTAATCCTCTGGGACTTAGTTTGCTCAGGGGTGAGAGTGATACCTAGGGCCTCAGTCTGCTGACGGGTGAGAGTAATCCTTGGTTCCTTGTCTTGCTCAGGAGTGGGAGTGGTTTCTTGTTCCAGGATCTGCTGGAAGGGTGGAATTGTTCTTTGGGTATCTGTGACTCCAGATATCTCTTCAGTAGTCACTTGGGAGATCTGCACTGCCTCAGGTTTTTCTGATATGAGAGACTCCTTTGGAGTCTGTGTCGGCTTAAGAATCCTAGGAACCATCAGCTTAGCCCCAAGCTCTTGCTCCTGCCCTGCTGTGAAAGCAGTCTTTAATTCTATAGTGTGTTCATGAGTAAGAGGACCACTCAAAGTTTGTGCCTGCTCAGAGGTGAGAGATGCCATTGAAAGCTGAGGGGACATCTGAGGGCCTATTATCTGGGCCTGCTCAGGGACATGCACTTGGTGGGGCTTTGGAGAAACGAAGGGGATTCtggaagaggagagagtgagTTTGGGCTGCTGTTCCTCCGTGGCCCCCATTACACCAGGCTCCACCTGGAGCGCCTGCGCCTGACTTATCTGCGGTTTCGGGGCCTTCATCAGCCTGGGAGTTAGATTGATGGAGGTCTTGCTGACACCCTTCCACAGGTCCTGATGACCCGGCTCGCTCCACTTCGGCTTTTCTGCATCCTCTGCATCTCCCAGGTCCTGAACCTGGTGGCCTTGTGAGTCTTTGAATGCTTGCATCCACACCTCCAGCAGCTCCGTTTTGTCCTTCGTCCTCAGTCCTGGCTCTTCCTTCTGCAcagccgctgccgctgccgctgccgccacCGCCGCCTGTGGCTGTTCCTTCGTCGTTTTGTATTTGAAGTCACTCTCTATCTCATTTAAGAGCATCTGTACCAGTTTCTTAATTGCTGGGTCTGTGATCTCACTGAGGAGAACTCTGCCAACCTCAGACTTGGCGCCGACCGCCCCCTGCTTAGGAAGCATCCGTGACAGTGCTCCCTTTGGCTGTTTCTTGGGCTTCTCTTTAGGTTGAACCTTTCTTTCATCTCTGTATGTCCTCAAGGCTACAGTCACAGTTTCAGCCACTTTTTGGAAATATTCCTCTATTTTTGCCTTTATGACGTTTAAATTTTCAACTTCTGCTTTTCCCAGTGACGACTCCTCCTTCCGTATACTCTTTGGATCAAAAGCCTTTCCTACATTATTCGTCTTCTCTCTCAGGAAGGCCAGGATGGCTCTTTGAAATGATTCTAGACTGCCCTGCTCACCTTCATCAGGGGTTACTGAAGTCACCTTAGAAGTCTTGGGTTGTAACTTACCAGACcgttttgtttcttcagtttttgCTATGAGTCTTTTCcactttgtttctggtttttgtagCTCTGGGGTACCCTCAGGCTGAAGCAGATCTATTTCACTCTTGGCTTCTTTGTCTGTTAATTTAAGGGTGGACTCTCTACTCTCTGGTGAGCCTGTGCTGCCTGGAATCAGCTGCTCAGATCTGCCCTTCTTGAGTTGTTCCCACATGGGACTTGGTCCCCCTCTGCCTTGCTCGGCCTTTGCTTTACCCACTTTCTTCTTGTCCATTGCTTTTAGAATATCCAGTTGAGTGAGTTTCTTTTCCTCCGTTTCCAGATTTGTGTCCAAGGTCTCCTCTGTCAGTGGCAGGCCTTTGAGTTTTATCTGGTCTTGGGGGGCCTCAGCTTTGTCCTCAACTTGCTGCTTAGCTGCATCCGGAGCCCCTTCACTGGAAGATGGGTCCCATGTCACTGTGGAGCTTTTGGTCCCTTCCTTCTGGGAGTcgtctgtctttccttccctctcagagTCCCTGGACTCCCTGCTGAAAAACGGCCCCTGTAAAGGCAGTATTTTCAAGGACCCAGCCGGGTGTATCATCTGGCGTCCAAGATAATTTTTGATGCGAATAAGTTGGTCGCATTTTTCTTCGGATTCTCTAAGTTTCTGCTGGAGCATCTCGTTCTCCTCGCTGAGttcttggatgacctgcttggaGCGGTCTTTCTCCTTatcttcctcttgctcttccttcAGAACAGACTTGACCACTCGAGAGCTCACGAGTTTTAGTTCATCGCTGACGGTGTTCAGGGCCTTGGAGAGATTGATGACTGTGGTGGACATGTATTTAATGGCAGTATTTTCCAGCTTGCTGAACATCGCTGTGCCGATGAGCTCCTGCAGCATGCCCTGAATCTCTGAAACCTTAGCGTTTAAGCCGATCTGGTCAAAAATCATCTGATCTAGTCTTAAAGCTTGGGCTGTGGCAGGCCGCTTTATAGCTCGGTCTTTCCAAGCTTTCCAGAGAGTGCCTCTAGCCACtggaagaaaaacacaaaacaaaacattacagttgtctttcttcttttatgttgTTCTGTGTCCATGTTTAAGCCTAAGGAACTCAGCCTTGACTAACAGATACTACTAGTATTGGATTTTATTTATAGTTATTACtcaatgagtatatatatatacatatacatacattcatatatatatgttttatagatacatatatatgtggagagaaagagagagagaaattgttaATATATAGTGAAATATCCATGATCTCACTTTCGCATAGGAGATAACCAAGTTAATTACAGAACAGACAAACCCCCTATGCACGAGATATAAAATAACTTATGGAGATACTCCAGCCTGCAAGGACAGCAGCTGTGCTCTCCTTGCCCAAACTATAGGCTACAGATAAAGACTTTTCA encodes the following:
- the Fam186a gene encoding protein FAM186A isoform X3, producing the protein MDDYYHWTVKMELIPDTLKRISKNVDSLIQMALLLVEEKKRAKKRILARGTLWKAWKDRAIKRPATAQALRLDQMIFDQIGLNAKVSEIQGMLQELIGTAMFSKLENTAIKYMSTTVINLSKALNTVSDELKLVSSRVVKSVLKEEQEEDKEKDRSKQVIQELSEENEMLQQKLRESEEKCDQLIRIKNYLGRQMIHPAGSLKILPLQGPFFSRESRDSEREGKTDDSQKEGTKSSTVTWDPSSSEGAPDAAKQQVEDKAEAPQDQIKLKGLPLTEETLDTNLETEEKKLTQLDILKAMDKKKVGKAKAEQGRGGPSPMWEQLKKGRSEQLIPGSTGSPESRESTLKLTDKEAKSEIDLLQPEGTPELQKPETKWKRLIAKTEETKRSGKLQPKTSKVTSVTPDEGEQGSLESFQRAILAFLREKTNNVGKAFDPKSIRKEESSLGKAEVENLNVIKAKIEEYFQKVAETVTVALRTYRDERKVQPKEKPKKQPKGALSRMLPKQGAVGAKSEVGRVLLSEITDPAIKKLVQMLLNEIESDFKYKTTKEQPQAAVAAAAAAAAVQKEEPGLRTKDKTELLEVWMQAFKDSQGHQVQDLGDAEDAEKPKWSEPGHQDLWKGVSKTSINLTPRLMKAPKPQISQAQALQVEPGVMGATEEQQPKLTLSSSRIPFVSPKPHQVHVPEQAQIIGPQMSPQLSMASLTSEQAQTLSGPLTHEHTIELKTAFTAGQEQELGAKLMVPRILKPTQTPKESLISEKPEAVQISQVTTEEISGVTDTQRTIPPFQQILEQETTPTPEQDKEPRITLTRQQTEALGITLTPEQTKSQRISLTHEQARALGVTLTPEQYKEDRISLTPLQAQVLGITLNLQQAKALGITLTPEQVKAQRVNLIPQQYQVHGTTLTTQQAEAQRTNLTPEQAKALGLPLIPPKPITFTREQTQALGITPTHQPITLTSEQVQALGITPTHQPITLTPEQAQALALILTTEQVKTQRINLSPDQTQALGITPTPQPITFTPEQTQALGITPTPQLITLTPEQAKALANTLTAEQVSLSPQQAEALGITPTPQPTTLTPEQAQALGITPTPQPITLTPEQAQALGITPTPQPTTLTPEQTQALGITPTPQPITLTPEQAQALGITPTPQPITLTPEQTQALGITPTPQPITLTPEQAQALGITPTPQPITLTPEQTQALGITPTPQPITLTPEQAQALGITPTPQPITLTPEQAQALGITPTPQPITLTPEQAQALGITPTPQPITLTPEQTQALGITPTPQPITLTPEQAQALGITPTPQPITLTPEQVQALGITPTPQPITLTPEQAQALGITPTPQPITLTPEQAQALGITPTPQPITLTPEQTQALGITPTPQPITLTPEQAQALGITPTPQPITLTPELVQALGITPTPQPITLTPEQAQALGITPTPQPTTLSPEQAQALGITPTPQPITLTPEQAQALGITPTPQPTTLSPEQAQALGISLIPKQQEISLSPEQAQALGLTLTPQQAQVQKIYLTPQQAQALGITVSPEQAKAKGISLTPEEAHSLGIILTVEQAKAKRINLTPQQAQDLGLTLTPEQAQDLGISLIPKQEISFSPLQAQAMGLTLTPQQAQVQKIYLTPQQAQALGITVSPEQAKGISLTPEEAHSLGIILTVEQAKAQRINLTPQQAQDLGLTLTPEQAQDLGISLIPKQQEISFSPLQAQAMGLTLTPQQAQVQKIYLTPQQAQALGITVSPEQAKGISLTPEEAHSLGIILTVEQAKAQRINLTPQQAQDLGITLTPEQAQDLGISLIPKQQEISFSPLQAQAMGLTLTPQQAQVQKIYLTPQQAQALGITVSPEQAKGISLTPEEAHSLGIALTVEQAKAQRINLTPQQAQDLGLTLTPEQAQDLGIASTLKQAEAVGIIPTPTPEPYQERRLSLTSEQVQALRTSFPTKETLSLGIYLTPKQAQYLGITLTASQAKVMKICLTPEQAQALGITVTPKQAKARRTSLTPEQAQALGVILTPEQAQAHRITVTPEQAQALGIALTPEQAHALGIALTPEQAQAQGIFSPKKFQELDVPLTYRQTKALRSHLSKKQLEAQRSQILISESIQIPKPAVASKYTQTIEIPLTTQPFQAFGALLSKTKETEMGISPLTPKQPQAIVTPPSKRKEKELGISPLTPKQPQAVEPAKAKLPPLTPSQAQPLQKQLAPELTQTLLFTITLQKAQHLGVTFTYEQTQAAAVTLTSEQVAALEDALTENLAWRWEISVTPGMAQEAPNITTTKQLQALGITARQPAQAFPSPFTLEKPATLATSTDRLSQRWKDSYPASIPLQALRPSPTQAPFTPTTSLGIGSLLDSEKPWMSPTYRQTLTDRGQDVLAQPLAPETPPSLRQLLAPGAPPTPGPPLGPRHFFKPRVPPTSGEVPGLVSGGSAAHEELPMSRTTPLQPPEWQGPSRLIPEQGFMPAISSIPLHPFTAEALPTPGRPQRSSKAKPLKPKSARGLPNVTLGFETSQAPFPIEKTQIPKTPDTSEQTQALQDALGVQPFGIFQPYGTSSGIARSQSPLIDEKALSREKPGTPLPSLTTQLPQTPQISTSEKGQKPWLPPIDKPWTPTPVSSTREAKMIVSPTDQHPEDGYVVDVEAQRKNLVTLNQAAQTSALPAQYLTIAKNLIIELLHIDTVRLGYLSRKYVAYRLIQLARNHLTKRVKTIQNTGKGYEVQSLYTMLDRIDQYQKKVMHSWTDKQKQLEQRRKQCLRSMTQFFSQLERGYKLSLSQPMPSIPSFKKIPGFTKLQRPVLELLIDDSKRSDLFKTLGQASVEAVWNADLSTSSYPIIEKAPMSALWAQLGGYPDIPKLLQLDIQSTFRKSLASIRSQSKKIRK